From Archaeoglobus sulfaticallidus PM70-1:
GAGAACAGAATAGATGCTCTTGTAACACTACCCAACGGCACCGGAAAGGACAGGAAGGTTGGAGTCTTTGCCAAGGGTGATACAGCGCTCAAAGCCAAAGAGGCTGGGGCGGATGTCGTGTTTTCAGCTGAAGATATCGATGAGCTTGCTAAAGACAAGAGAAAGCTTAGAAAAATTGCAAACGAGATGGACTTTTTTATAGCTGAAGCTCCGTTAATGCCAGAAATCGGTAAGAAGCTTGGACCGATTCTTGGGCCAAGAGGTAAGATACCGCAGCCAATTCCGCCCCTTTCAGATCCAAAACCAGTCATAGATAGGCTCAAGAAGTCCGTCAAGATAAGAACAAGAGATAAGATGACATTCCACGCTCCAGTTGGCACGAAGAACATGAGTCCCGATGAGATCTCAGAGAACATCCTCGAAATACTCAAAGTGGTTGAGAACAAATACGAAAATGCTGTAAATAATGTGAAGTCAGTATATGTTAAAACAACGATGGGTCCTGCGGTGAGGGTGATATAATGGCGGCAGTTAGAGGTGCTGTACCCCAGTGGAAGCTCAAGGATGTTGAGGAACTTAAAGAGCTAATGAAGAACTACCAGACCATCGGCATAGTCAGCTTCAGGGGTGTTCCAGCGGGACAGATGCAGAAGATCAGAAGAGAGCTAAGAGATAAGGTAAAGATAAAGGTTGTCAAGAACACATTGATCGAGAAGGCCATCGAGGAAGCGGAAGAGTTCGAGAGCCTTAAGGAATTCCTCGGTGATCAGGTGGCTTTTGTAGCTTCGGACATGAACCCCTTCAAGCTGTTTAAAGAACTCGAAAAGACAAAAGAACCATCCCCTCTAAAACCAAATCAGGTTTCTCCCGTTGATGTTGTTGTTGAGAAGGGGCCAACCTCATTCCCACCCGGACCCGTGCTTGGAGATCTGCAGATGGGTGGGTTACCAGCTGCGATCGAGAAGGGTAAGATAGTCATCAAAGATACCGTAACCGTTGTCAGAGCTGGAGAAGTTGTCAAGCCAGAGGTTGCAAAGGCTCTGTCGCTGCTCGAGATCAAGCCCGTAAAGCTGGGACTTGACACGAGAGTGCTGATGGAGAAGGGAATCGTGTTCACACCAGAGGATCTCGCAATAGATGTCGAAGCCGTCTCTGGCCAGTTCACCGAGGCCTATACAAAAGCCCTGAACCTTGCAGTGAACTCAGCATATGTGATCCCAGAGACTGCGGAGATACTCATAGCAAAGGCATTCATGAATGCCAAGAACCTTGCAGTAAATGCTGGACTGCCAGTTAAGGAAGCAATTCCAGAGATTCTCGGAAAAGCTTACTCAGAAATGATGGCAATTGCATCACTGCTCCCAGAAGAGGCTCTGGATGAGGACTTGCTGGCCAAGGTTAAGTCCGTGGAGGTTCAAAAAGTTGAGACCGTGAGTGTGGAAGAGGAGAAGAAGGAAGAGGAAGAAGAGGTAGAAGAGGAAGAAGAAAGTAAGGAAGAAGAAGCGATTGAAGGTCTTGGTGCTTTATTTGGATAAAAAAAGGAGGTAATGGATATGGAATATGTGTATGCTGCTTTAATTCTGCACTCCGCTGGAAAGGAGATAACCGAAGATGGTATTAAAGCGATACTCGAGGCTGCAGGTGTGGAGGTTAACGAGGCTAGGGTGAAGGCTCTGGTTTCTGCACTCGAGGATGTGAACATAGAGGAGGCAATCGAAAAGGCAAGCTTTGCAGTAGCTCCGGCTCCAGCAGCGGCTCCAGCAGCGGCTCCAGCAGAGGGTGCAGAAGAGGAGAAGAAGGAAGAGGAAGAAGAGGAAGAGGAGAAGAAGGAAGAAGAGGCAATCGAGGGACTTGGAGCACTGTTTGGATAAATCCCTCAAATTTGTTTTTTTGTTTTTTTGAGCTTAGCTTTTCCGTTATTTTATTTTGTATTCATATTATTGATTATTTAGTAACATCAGGCCAGAAAAACTGTTAATGCAGGCAAACAACAAAACTCAGAAATTTTTTTAAATTGCGTTATTGTGCAATGGTGCAATGTTTTCAAAAATTCTTGTGGCGAACAGAGGAGAGGTTGCTGTTAGGGTTATGAGAGCATGTAAGGAAATGGGTATTAAAACTGTTGCTGTTTATTCTGACGCAGATAGAAAAGCCTTTCACCGTGTTTATGCTAATGAGTGTTATTACATTGGTGATTCAGATCCAAAAAAAAGCTATTTGAATATGGATAAGATAATTGATGTTGCCAAAAAGAGCGATAGCGAAGCGATCCATCCGGGATATGGTTTTTTGTCTGAAAACGCTGAGTTTGCGAAGAGGTGTGAAGAGGAGGGCATAGTCTTCATTGGGCCTCCATCCAAGGTCATCTCAGCCATGGGCTCAAAGGTTAATGCAAGAAAGCTGATGAGGAATGCCGGGGTTCCAGTAATTCCGGGAAGTGACGCTATTGAAACTCTGGAGGAAGCTAAAGCTTTTGCTGAAAAAATTGGTTATCCAGTTGCCGTTAAGGCATCCGGCGGTGGAGGAGGCATCGGGATAAATATAGCCAACAACGAGGGGGAGCTTGAGAGGGCATTTAAGAGAAGCAAAAAGCTCGGAGAGTCCTACTTCAAGGATCCATCAGTGTACATCGAGAAGTATCTTCCAAAACCGAGGCACATCGAATTTCAGATCCTTGCAGATGATGAGAATGTTGTCCATTTGGGCGAGAGAGAGTGCAGCATCCAGAGAAGGCATCAAAAGCTGATTGAAGAGGCTCCTTCTCCAGTTTTCGATGAGGAAATGAGAGAGAAGTTTGGAAGGTTGGCTGTGAAGGGAGCAAAGTACATAGGATACAGAAATGCCGGAACAATGGAGTTTCTATATCAGGACGGAGAGTTGTATTTCCTGGAAATGAACACGAGGCTTCAGGTTGAGCATACAGTCACGGAGATGGTAACGGGAATAGATATCGTAAAGGAGCAGATACGAATAGCGAGTGGAATGGGTCTAAGCTTCGACCAGGAGGAGGTTGTCCTGAGAGGGCATGCGATCGAATGCAGGATAAATGCCGAGGATCCTGTGAATTTCCTCCCGAGGAGCGGTGTTATTACACACTACAGATCTCCTGGAGGGACAGGAATAAGGGTTGATAGCGGAGTGCATCAGGGTTATGAGATCCCTCCATACTACGACTCGATGATATCCAAGCTACTGGCATGGGGTAGAACCAGAGAAGGTGCCATAGCAAAAATGAAGAGGGCCCTGTATGAGTATATCATAGATGGAGTTGAAACGAACATTCCGTTCCATATGGTTGTTCTCGATGATCCCGATTTCGTCAGCGGGAATATTCACACGAAATTCGTCGATGAAAAGGACATCCCGAGCAGGGTTAAGGAGGCCATGCCCAGCATAGTGAACCTGAAGAAGAGGCTGGACGAAATATTTAATAAAGAAGAAGAAATTAACGAAAAAATAATAGCAATTGCGATATCCGCCATAAATGCCTACAAGAGGTTGGAGTCCGAGATAGGTTTGGTAGATGTAAACACATCTGAAAGCTGGAAGATTGATGCAAGGATAAAAAACCTCAGGTGGCTCTAGGATGCCAGATGAGAAGCTCGCAAGAGCATTGAGAGCCAAAATTAGAAGGCAGATTCTGTGTGAGATTTCACGAAATGGTAAGATGAGTGTACATCAGATAGCCAAAAAGCTTGGAGTGACAGAGTACACAGCATCAAGACACCTCAAAATCCTGTACGATCTTGGGATAGTGGATTTCGAGATGAGGCCGCCTGAGAAGTACTACTTCATAAGGCTGAAATCATTTAAAAAGCTGCTGGATGTGTATGAGGAAGTAACAAAAGAAATGAAGATGTATGCTTAAATCACTACAACTCTACAATTCACCCCGCTGTATCTTCGCATGTCCTCCTATTATCGAGCCACTCAGCTCAAGATTCCTTATCTCGCACTTCTCATCGATTATGCTCCTCCACAGCTTGGCCTTCCTCAGCACAACATCATCAAATATAACCGACTCACTGACATCTGAGTTTTCGATGTAGCAGTTTTTGCCTATGTAGGCATATGGTCCTATCATTGATCTCCCCCTTATCACGCAACCATCCTCTATAACAACCGGTGGAATTATCTTGACTATCCTGTCAACCTCGATGTAGCCAATATCGTACTCTATGTAGAATTTCAGGGCTTCGATGTACGAATCCGCATTTCCCACATCATACCAGTTCCCGTTTGTGAATGGGTAGCCATATACCTCTGTCTTCTGACACAGATAGGACAGAAAATCTCCAAGGTTGTCTCTCTTTTCACCTGAATCTGTATATTCCACCAGGTAATCCACTGCCTCCCTGTTCAGAATGTATATGCCTATCCCGACGAGAGTTGATGGTGGCTTTTCGGGTTTTTCATAGAACCTCACAATCCTGTCGTTGTCTATCTCGGCCACACCATACCTCTTAGCAAGCTCGACATCTCCAACATCATACAAAGCAGTGATGGCTGATTTTTTTGTTTTGTAGAACTTCAGCATATCCTCTAAATTGAACGAGAAGAGATTATCACCAGCAATAACAAAAAGCTCGTCATCAAGATCCTTTGCTATCTCTCCCAAAGCTCTGACAGCTCCAAGCTTCTCCTCTTCCTTGAGGGTTTCCTCGATTATGAGTCTGGCATCTTTATCTTTCGCCCACTTTTTGAAGTCGTTCTCGAACCTCTTGTTGGTGGACACATATATTGGATATCCGAATTTTCGGATTTTTTCGTATATCAGATCTATTATCGTTTTCTTTCCAAGAGGTAGAAGGGGTTTGGGCTTAGTTTTTGTTATGGGCCACAGTCTTGTTGCATAACCACCAGCCATTATTATGACCTTCATTGTAAGGCCTAAGATTTTGATGTTTAATATAATTTTTCCTCTTTATCTGAGCTTTGGAAGGTTTCTTAAATCTTAAATCTAACTCAGATCCCCACAGGAGCAGTGTATCTCATTTATCATTCCGATAAGCTCATCAAATCCAGTTCCGTTTCTGGCAGATATCACCATCTCTCTGAATCTGAGCGATGTTAGTTCTCTGAATGGCAGTATGCCCTTCAACAACTCCGGCAGAACGCCCTCCTCCTGCTCAATGTATTCAACCACCTCTTCAAACTTCGGCGGGCTTGAGATATCTGCCTTATTGAAAATGGTTATGGTTTCGACCCCAGTCCTCAAAGAAATCACAGCAGACTGGAATATTGCTGAGAGATACTTTTCTGGACTTCTGCACAAGCCTGAATCTATAAGAAATATGGCTGTTGTATCTTTTCCCAGTCTCTCCGAAAAGACTTCGCCAAAATCCGTGAACAAGAAGAGTTCAAGCTGTCCAGGGGTATCGTAGAGGACAATGTCGTCTTTTACGATCAGATGATCGATATAATCTTTGAGCATCTCCATGGACTTCATCAAAGCTCCATTTATTCCAAGGTTGAACCTTTTCATAATGTCTTCAGTCCTCACAAACTTCCTCGAATCTATGCTCGCAGTGTAGCAAGGTGTGGAGGCTGGATCGAGGTTAACCGTTTTTACAGAGTAGCTACCCCTCAAAAACTCGCTGAAATTCTTTACGAGCGTGCTCTTCCCGCTCCCGGCATGACCAAGGATAAGCAGGTTCACAACCAAATTTTTGCCTGTCAGCTAAAATCCTTTTCTCCTGTGATTTCTCCTATGATTCTTTCAGCCCACTTCTTGCCAATGAGTTCCGAGACTTTCGCCCTGTTTTCAAGCAAATCCTCTTTGCTCCTTATTCCATAATTGTACAGCTTTCTCGCTCTTGCTCTGCCAATCCCCTTTACCTCGATGAGATCTATAAGTTCGTCTTTTATCCCGTACTTTATCCTCGATTCAAGCTTCACAAGCTCGCTCTGTACAGGATGATCCAGAAAGTTCGCTATCCTCCTGAAAGAGTATATCAGCCACTCAGCCGTCTCTGTGATCCTCCTTAGATCTCCCGGAGAGATGTTGTACCTCGAACAGACCAGATCCTCATCCACCTCCGATATCCATTCGTAAAGACACATTGCCGTTTTGAACTCAGACAGAAACCAGTCATATTCCGTTGAGAGTTCTGACGGGAAGTAAGTTAGCTCATTTCTGAACTTATCTGCAAGTTCCTCAACCCAGTCGTCGTACTTTCTTATATACAGGGTTTCCATATCAGGCGTTCTGCAAAGGGTATGAAGGATTGCAACCTCTGAGAGATCATCAAATTTTTCCAAGGTATCATAAAATATGAACCCGGTGAGGGGATCTATGTAAAGCTTTGAAACCAGCTTTCCGAGTTCTGTTGGAGCCAGACCTCCACCTCCAGTTTCACCAGCCAGATTAACAAAGCCCAAGTTCTCCTGAGTTATAAAACCCCAGTTCTCAAGCTGGTTGAGAACCCGCTTTATCTCGTAATCAGGAGCTATACCGTTCTGGTAGAAAAAGAATGTCAGCGAGAAAAAATCCGAGAGAGACCTGAAGTCCTTGGCGAATCCCTCCGAGATTATTGACAGTATGTGAAATCTCAGATGCTTTTCCACTTTAAGCTTCGATTCGATGTCTTCTGGAGTTCCATGAATGAACCTCTGGATAACTTTCTCCTTCTCTTTTGACGATCTAACAATTACTATCGCCTCTCCCACCGGATCAAGTCCCGGCCTTCCCGCTCTTCCAGCCATCTGCTTGTATTCGAGAACCTTTATCGGCACATTACCCAGATTCGGCTCAAATCGGTGATAGCTCTTTATTATAACCCTCCTCGCCGGAAGGTTTACTCCTGCAGAGAGCGTAGGGGTTGCTACAAGAACCTTTATCAGATTACTTTTGAAGGCATCTTCCACAGTTTTCCTCTGCGAGTTCAGCAGACCAGCATGATGGAATGCTGAACCCTTTTTTATGCATTCTGAGAGTTTTTTGCTCATATCCCCATCGTTCTCCTCAAGAACAGCATTTGCGATCTCATCCACCTCATCCCCCACGAACTTCTTTGTTATCTTCGAGATCTTAACAGCGGTTGATTCGGCGTTCCTTCTTGTAGAGTCGAAAACCAGTACCTGCCCTCCATCTTCCAGGCATTCAGCAATCAACGCATCCAGCCCACCATCAATTCTCTTTACACGGCACTCTCCGTTATGAAACAATTCAAGCCTGTTTCTGAGATATACTCCCTCATAAAGCTCTGTAGGTCTCCATTCAGAGGTATAAAGCTCAGCATCCAGCCATCCGGCAATTTCTTCGGAGTTAGGTATTGTAGCAGAAAGTCCGATGATCCTTATATCTGGGTTAATTTTTCTCATCTTGGCAATCAGAATCTCCAGAACGGGGCCCCTCTTGAATGAGTCTATCAGGTGTATCTCATCAACAACAATGCAGGAAATCTTCTTTATCCAGCTTGCAGAGTTTCTCAGAAAGGAGTCCGCTTTCTCGCTGGTGGTTATTATAATATCGCACTCTCCCAGCCATTCATCTTTTGATTCGTAATCACCAACAGAGTAGCCCGTTTTTATACCAATTTTCTCCCAGATGCTAAACTCCTCAAATTTTTCAGAAGCCAATGCTCTCAGAGGAACTATGTACAGGCATTTTCCTCCCTCCATTATCTCTCTCACCATTGCCAGTTCAGCGATCAGAGTTTTTCCGCTGGCTGTTGGTATTGAAATTACGAAATTCTTTCTGGAGAATAAGCCAAGCTCTATAACCTCTTTCTGAGGTGGAAATAGCTCCCTTATACCTCTATCTTCCAGAATCTTCACTGAAAAGGGTGATATGTATTCCTCAAGTTCAGAAACTCTCACGGATATGTGGATTCTTTTTGAGAATATATTTTTTATGTTAATTTCTATGTTGAAAAGCTGTGAATCTATTCTACATCTCCCGCCTCATACATCCATATGAGATCGAAGTACTTCTTCATCCCGGCAACGAGGCTCGGATTATCTGTTACTGCAGAATCCCTCAGATATAGAGGAGTTTCTGGATCCTCAACGACGAATATTGCTTTGCCAGTTTTGTACTCATAACTTGGATCAACTATGCTACCTCTGAGCGGAAGAGGAGTTCTGCTGAGCTTAACTTCAGCACCCATGTCTGACTTTATCATCTTCAGTACCTCGTTTTGAACCTTCATTCCCCTCTCATCGATGAACTTCCTGCCGAGAAGGAGTATTTTGATTTTCACCCCACGATTGAATGCATCCACAAGCTCTTTTCTTACTTTAGGATAGTATTCAAAGCATCTGGAGACTATATTGATCTCCTTCTCAGCCTCCCTGTACATCAATCTTGTTTCCCTCTCACTCGCCTCTCCAACGCTAACTACCCTTATCAACTCTTTAGTTCTAAAGCTTGCAGGAGAGTATAGTGATGCAAAACTCCTGATCAATTCTTCCTTAACTCTGTCAAAAAAATCTATCCTGCTCTCGTATTCAATCATAATGTTGCTTTTCAGCCTTTCAAGGATTTCTTTCGGCTCCCTCACCCTGAATTTCACGGGTCTGCTGGGTATTTTATCTACCAGTCCGAGATCGGCAAGCTGATCGAGAACCTCATATATCTTTGCCCTCGGAACACCGCTGAGTTCACTGATCTCCGATGCCTTGGCCTCCCCACACTTAAGCAATGAGATCAGAGCTTTTGCCTGATAACTGCTCAGTCCGAGCTTTTCGAGAATGCTGGCTACCTCCATTATTACAACTCTGGAACAAAAAATTTTAAATATTTTGTTACCACTTAGAGGGGTAACAAAATGGGGGTGCTATTGTGACAGTACTGGTAACAGGAGCTGATGGTTATGTCGGATGGTGTGTTCTGCTAAGGCTTGCCGAGACCATGCCTGATGAAAGGATAATTGGAGTTGACAACTTTGCAAGAAGGAGATGGGTTGAGGAAGTTGGATCAAGATCACTCATACCGATACTCTCTCCAGAAAAGAGGAAAGAGATTGTTGAAGAAGAATATGGAAAGGTTTCATTCATAAACGGTGATCTAACCTCCCAGGAATTCGTCAATACCATGCTGAGAGTGTATCAGCCCGACACGATCATACATTTAGCCGCCCAGCCCTCAGCACCATACTCGCAAATTAGCTGGGAGAAGGCTGTATATACGATGTACAACAACAATGTTTCCACATTGAATCTGCTATGGGGTCTGAAAGAGAACGGCATGCTCAACACTCATTTCATTTCAGCCACAACAACAGGTGTTTATGGATCTCCAGAATATCCAATACCGGAAGGATTCTACGAGGTTGAGTACAAGGGTGGCAGAGATGTTGTTCCACACCCTCACATGGCAGGCAGCTTCTACCACATGAGCAAGTGCAACGACATCAACCACATGTGGCTGGCCAACAAACAGTGGGGACTGAACATCTCGGATGTTAGAGTGGGAATTGTCACTGGAGCCACTACCGAGGAGGCTAAAGGAGAATTATCGACCCGCTTTGACTTCGATTTCTACTTTGGAGTCGTCACCCACAGATTCTGTGCACAGGCCATGATTGGGTATCCAATAACCGTTTACGGCAAGGGTCTGCAAGGGAAACCCTTCGTGACACTTGAAGACTGCGTTAAATCTTTCGTTGAGCTTGCCATAAAAGGAGGAGAGGGATACAAAGTCTACAACCAGACCGTTGGTGCCGTGAAAATAGTGGAGCTGGCTGAAATAATCAGAGAAGCTGCAATGGAGGAAATAGGGCTTGAAGTGGAGATAAAGCATGTACCGAATCCGAGGGTTGAGAAAGAGGATCACGAGATGATCATGGAGAACGATAACTTCAGAAAGCTCGTTGGTAAACCCCAGGATCTGAAAGATGCCATAAAAGATATCTTCACAGCCATAGAGCCAAGAAAGAAGATTATTGAAGCATACAAAGACAGATTTTTGCCGAAAGCCTTGCTTGATCGAAAATGATACTGATCACAGGCGGTAATGGATACATCGGGATTGAAATCTCGGAGCTTCTAGCAGATAGAAATGAGGAGTTCAGAGTACTTGACAATTTCTCTGGATCGAGTCCTCTGAACATGCTTTTCGTTAATGGAAAGGCTGAATTCATCTGGGGGGATGTGAGAAAGCCTGAGGAAATGAAAGAGGCTTTCAGGGATGTAGATGCCGTTATACACCTCGCAGCCAAACTTCCCACAGCCCCGGGAATGGTCGATGAGGCTGGAGATGTAAATGACACTAATTATCGGGGAACAGTAAATGTCCTTGAGCTTGCAAGAAAGAGCGATGCCAGTATGATATTCGCCTCCACATGCAATGTTTATGGCGTTGGCATGAACATGGATGAAAGTTCAGAGCCAA
This genomic window contains:
- a CDS encoding 50S ribosomal protein L1 — translated: MLVEKEVVKKAVEEAIKKSKDRNFLETVEVAVNLKNLDMKKPENRIDALVTLPNGTGKDRKVGVFAKGDTALKAKEAGADVVFSAEDIDELAKDKRKLRKIANEMDFFIAEAPLMPEIGKKLGPILGPRGKIPQPIPPLSDPKPVIDRLKKSVKIRTRDKMTFHAPVGTKNMSPDEISENILEILKVVENKYENAVNNVKSVYVKTTMGPAVRVI
- a CDS encoding 50S ribosomal protein L10 → MAAVRGAVPQWKLKDVEELKELMKNYQTIGIVSFRGVPAGQMQKIRRELRDKVKIKVVKNTLIEKAIEEAEEFESLKEFLGDQVAFVASDMNPFKLFKELEKTKEPSPLKPNQVSPVDVVVEKGPTSFPPGPVLGDLQMGGLPAAIEKGKIVIKDTVTVVRAGEVVKPEVAKALSLLEIKPVKLGLDTRVLMEKGIVFTPEDLAIDVEAVSGQFTEAYTKALNLAVNSAYVIPETAEILIAKAFMNAKNLAVNAGLPVKEAIPEILGKAYSEMMAIASLLPEEALDEDLLAKVKSVEVQKVETVSVEEEKKEEEEEVEEEEESKEEEAIEGLGALFG
- the rpl12p gene encoding 50S ribosomal protein P1; the protein is MEYVYAALILHSAGKEITEDGIKAILEAAGVEVNEARVKALVSALEDVNIEEAIEKASFAVAPAPAAAPAAAPAEGAEEEKKEEEEEEEEKKEEEAIEGLGALFG
- a CDS encoding acetyl-CoA carboxylase biotin carboxylase subunit, whose amino-acid sequence is MFSKILVANRGEVAVRVMRACKEMGIKTVAVYSDADRKAFHRVYANECYYIGDSDPKKSYLNMDKIIDVAKKSDSEAIHPGYGFLSENAEFAKRCEEEGIVFIGPPSKVISAMGSKVNARKLMRNAGVPVIPGSDAIETLEEAKAFAEKIGYPVAVKASGGGGGIGINIANNEGELERAFKRSKKLGESYFKDPSVYIEKYLPKPRHIEFQILADDENVVHLGERECSIQRRHQKLIEEAPSPVFDEEMREKFGRLAVKGAKYIGYRNAGTMEFLYQDGELYFLEMNTRLQVEHTVTEMVTGIDIVKEQIRIASGMGLSFDQEEVVLRGHAIECRINAEDPVNFLPRSGVITHYRSPGGTGIRVDSGVHQGYEIPPYYDSMISKLLAWGRTREGAIAKMKRALYEYIIDGVETNIPFHMVVLDDPDFVSGNIHTKFVDEKDIPSRVKEAMPSIVNLKKRLDEIFNKEEEINEKIIAIAISAINAYKRLESEIGLVDVNTSESWKIDARIKNLRWL
- a CDS encoding winged helix-turn-helix domain-containing protein codes for the protein MPDEKLARALRAKIRRQILCEISRNGKMSVHQIAKKLGVTEYTASRHLKILYDLGIVDFEMRPPEKYYFIRLKSFKKLLDVYEEVTKEMKMYA
- a CDS encoding sugar phosphate nucleotidyltransferase; this translates as MKVIIMAGGYATRLWPITKTKPKPLLPLGKKTIIDLIYEKIRKFGYPIYVSTNKRFENDFKKWAKDKDARLIIEETLKEEEKLGAVRALGEIAKDLDDELFVIAGDNLFSFNLEDMLKFYKTKKSAITALYDVGDVELAKRYGVAEIDNDRIVRFYEKPEKPPSTLVGIGIYILNREAVDYLVEYTDSGEKRDNLGDFLSYLCQKTEVYGYPFTNGNWYDVGNADSYIEALKFYIEYDIGYIEVDRIVKIIPPVVIEDGCVIRGRSMIGPYAYIGKNCYIENSDVSESVIFDDVVLRKAKLWRSIIDEKCEIRNLELSGSIIGGHAKIQRGEL
- a CDS encoding ATP/GTP-binding protein, whose translation is MNLLILGHAGSGKSTLVKNFSEFLRGSYSVKTVNLDPASTPCYTASIDSRKFVRTEDIMKRFNLGINGALMKSMEMLKDYIDHLIVKDDIVLYDTPGQLELFLFTDFGEVFSERLGKDTTAIFLIDSGLCRSPEKYLSAIFQSAVISLRTGVETITIFNKADISSPPKFEEVVEYIEQEEGVLPELLKGILPFRELTSLRFREMVISARNGTGFDELIGMINEIHCSCGDLS
- a CDS encoding DEAD/DEAH box helicase; its protein translation is MRVSELEEYISPFSVKILEDRGIRELFPPQKEVIELGLFSRKNFVISIPTASGKTLIAELAMVREIMEGGKCLYIVPLRALASEKFEEFSIWEKIGIKTGYSVGDYESKDEWLGECDIIITTSEKADSFLRNSASWIKKISCIVVDEIHLIDSFKRGPVLEILIAKMRKINPDIRIIGLSATIPNSEEIAGWLDAELYTSEWRPTELYEGVYLRNRLELFHNGECRVKRIDGGLDALIAECLEDGGQVLVFDSTRRNAESTAVKISKITKKFVGDEVDEIANAVLEENDGDMSKKLSECIKKGSAFHHAGLLNSQRKTVEDAFKSNLIKVLVATPTLSAGVNLPARRVIIKSYHRFEPNLGNVPIKVLEYKQMAGRAGRPGLDPVGEAIVIVRSSKEKEKVIQRFIHGTPEDIESKLKVEKHLRFHILSIISEGFAKDFRSLSDFFSLTFFFYQNGIAPDYEIKRVLNQLENWGFITQENLGFVNLAGETGGGGLAPTELGKLVSKLYIDPLTGFIFYDTLEKFDDLSEVAILHTLCRTPDMETLYIRKYDDWVEELADKFRNELTYFPSELSTEYDWFLSEFKTAMCLYEWISEVDEDLVCSRYNISPGDLRRITETAEWLIYSFRRIANFLDHPVQSELVKLESRIKYGIKDELIDLIEVKGIGRARARKLYNYGIRSKEDLLENRAKVSELIGKKWAERIIGEITGEKDFS
- a CDS encoding TrmB family transcriptional regulator, translated to MEVASILEKLGLSSYQAKALISLLKCGEAKASEISELSGVPRAKIYEVLDQLADLGLVDKIPSRPVKFRVREPKEILERLKSNIMIEYESRIDFFDRVKEELIRSFASLYSPASFRTKELIRVVSVGEASERETRLMYREAEKEINIVSRCFEYYPKVRKELVDAFNRGVKIKILLLGRKFIDERGMKVQNEVLKMIKSDMGAEVKLSRTPLPLRGSIVDPSYEYKTGKAIFVVEDPETPLYLRDSAVTDNPSLVAGMKKYFDLIWMYEAGDVE
- a CDS encoding NAD-dependent epimerase/dehydratase family protein: MTVLVTGADGYVGWCVLLRLAETMPDERIIGVDNFARRRWVEEVGSRSLIPILSPEKRKEIVEEEYGKVSFINGDLTSQEFVNTMLRVYQPDTIIHLAAQPSAPYSQISWEKAVYTMYNNNVSTLNLLWGLKENGMLNTHFISATTTGVYGSPEYPIPEGFYEVEYKGGRDVVPHPHMAGSFYHMSKCNDINHMWLANKQWGLNISDVRVGIVTGATTEEAKGELSTRFDFDFYFGVVTHRFCAQAMIGYPITVYGKGLQGKPFVTLEDCVKSFVELAIKGGEGYKVYNQTVGAVKIVELAEIIREAAMEEIGLEVEIKHVPNPRVEKEDHEMIMENDNFRKLVGKPQDLKDAIKDIFTAIEPRKKIIEAYKDRFLPKALLDRK